Proteins encoded within one genomic window of Haloimpatiens massiliensis:
- a CDS encoding ATP-grasp domain-containing protein — protein sequence MNFVPVIFGGYVNGYSITRTFYETYGIESIICDCVKNISFYSKMCKQITVSDPKYNEEKFIHEMENIGKNIREKNIIPIIITTNDQWLIPLSKYRERLEKYFVYSFSEWNIIEKLTIKKHLYKYCDELNVIYPKTFICSKSEFKDMDLQMKLPILVKPSEVVDFVSLFPGEKRNYIFNTMDELKSFLKDKFTKGYESSFVLQEYIPGGVENLYTITTYSDRKSLKLKGVSIGHKLTQYPKEAGTITSGMTNFDECLIEPSKKLLETCGYYGITNIEYKYDKRDDKYKLIEINPRPGMWNYSSYLSGINLFQMMVDDLVLNKDIEYREGRKQFLWTVIPEREILEGIDNEYKINEVQKLIRENKVLDPRKNKKDSLKFRFNILKGDLKLKLSKFIRR from the coding sequence ATGAATTTTGTTCCAGTGATTTTTGGAGGATATGTTAACGGATATAGTATAACAAGAACTTTTTATGAAACCTATGGGATTGAGTCTATAATTTGTGATTGTGTTAAAAACATTTCGTTTTATTCTAAAATGTGTAAGCAGATTACTGTAAGTGATCCTAAATATAATGAAGAAAAATTTATACATGAGATGGAGAATATAGGAAAGAATATAAGAGAAAAAAATATAATTCCTATAATAATAACTACTAATGATCAGTGGTTAATTCCATTGTCCAAGTATAGAGAAAGGTTAGAAAAATATTTTGTGTATTCATTTTCTGAATGGAATATTATAGAAAAACTAACCATTAAGAAACATCTTTATAAGTATTGTGATGAATTAAATGTAATATATCCTAAAACATTTATATGCAGTAAAAGTGAATTTAAAGATATGGATTTGCAAATGAAATTACCTATATTGGTTAAACCATCAGAAGTAGTGGACTTTGTATCTTTATTTCCAGGTGAAAAGAGAAACTATATATTTAATACTATGGATGAGCTTAAATCTTTTTTGAAGGACAAATTCACTAAAGGATACGAAAGTTCTTTCGTTTTACAGGAGTATATTCCAGGTGGTGTTGAAAATTTATATACAATTACAACATATAGTGATAGAAAAAGTTTGAAATTAAAAGGAGTTTCTATAGGACATAAATTGACTCAATATCCGAAAGAAGCAGGAACTATAACTTCAGGAATGACAAACTTTGATGAATGCCTAATTGAACCATCTAAGAAATTATTAGAAACTTGTGGTTATTATGGAATAACTAATATAGAATATAAGTACGATAAAAGGGATGATAAATATAAATTAATTGAAATAAATCCAAGGCCGGGTATGTGGAATTATTCATCATATTTAAGTGGAATAAACTTATTTCAGATGATGGTAGATGACTTAGTTTTAAATAAAGATATAGAGTACAGAGAGGGAAGAAAACAATTTTTATGGACAGTAATTCCTGAGAGAGAGATTTTAGAAGGTATAGACAATGAATATAAGATAAATGAAGTGCAGAAATTAATAAGGGAGAATAAGGTGCTGGATCCTAGGAAAAATAAAAAGGATAGTTTAAAGTTTAGATTTAATATATTAAAAGGCGATTTGAAGTTGAAACTTTCAAAATTTATAAGAAGGTGA
- a CDS encoding NAD/NADP-dependent octopine/nopaline dehydrogenase family protein, protein MIVVLGAGNGGVAISTYLEQKGIETILWNRTEERLKAIRENNNIIKARSVNDNAHSDVKITEITTDLQYALSKGKYVFIVTPGNAHKDIARVSAPFLTKEHVVILMPGRTYGSIVFSEEINRQRGFYPKCIEAQTILHACRINGNILDVHGLKTKVLYSSFDKIDDGEKSYLKYIIPEFQYDEEYFKITLNNIGALLHPIPTILNAARIESGSNFKYYSEGLTPTVTEYIQKVDEERKSICEAVGCQYISLIEWLNKEYGSTSDNIYNCIKEIEAYRNINAPNTLNHRYIYDDICTGLVPIYNTGKAYGIEAKTIKTFIEFASILMKYDFMKFGREFNKEMLVK, encoded by the coding sequence ATGATTGTTGTTTTAGGTGCAGGTAATGGAGGGGTTGCTATATCGACATATTTAGAGCAAAAAGGAATAGAAACCATACTGTGGAATAGAACTGAAGAAAGATTGAAAGCAATAAGAGAAAATAATAATATTATAAAGGCTAGAAGTGTTAATGATAATGCTCATAGTGATGTTAAGATAACAGAAATTACTACAGATTTACAGTATGCATTGTCAAAAGGCAAATATGTCTTTATAGTTACTCCAGGAAATGCTCATAAAGATATAGCAAGAGTTTCAGCTCCTTTTTTAACTAAAGAGCATGTAGTTATACTAATGCCAGGTAGAACTTATGGAAGCATAGTGTTTTCAGAAGAGATAAATAGGCAAAGAGGATTTTACCCTAAGTGTATTGAAGCTCAAACTATTTTGCATGCTTGTAGAATAAATGGAAATATTTTGGACGTTCATGGATTAAAAACTAAGGTTCTGTATTCATCTTTTGATAAAATAGATGATGGGGAAAAAAGTTATTTAAAGTATATAATACCAGAGTTTCAATATGATGAAGAATATTTTAAAATTACACTTAATAATATAGGGGCACTACTTCATCCTATTCCTACAATATTAAATGCTGCAAGAATAGAAAGTGGAAGTAACTTTAAATATTATAGTGAGGGTTTAACGCCTACCGTGACTGAATATATTCAAAAGGTAGATGAGGAAAGAAAGAGTATATGTGAGGCTGTGGGATGCCAATATATATCATTAATTGAGTGGTTGAATAAAGAGTATGGCTCTACCTCAGACAATATTTATAACTGCATAAAAGAGATAGAAGCATACAGAAATATAAATGCACCAAATACTTTAAATCATAGATACATTTATGATGATATATGTACAGGCCTTGTTCCTATATATAATACAGGTAAAGCTTATGGAATAGAAGCAAAGACAATAAAAACTTTTATAGAATTTGCTTCTATACTTATGAAATACGATTTTATGAAATTTGGCAGAGAATTTAATAAGGAGATGCTAGTAAAATGA
- a CDS encoding polysaccharide biosynthesis C-terminal domain-containing protein, translated as MSNKNRSKRLVVDMILYAIGDFGSKIISFLLVPFYTNYLGTDEYGAMDLINVTQSLIIPIISLQLTSGVFRYLLDDKYDKEEIVSTGINFTIVSSTISMIVFWIIYKVFNLQIPYVGAIVLLTLFSMLNSMLKQILRGLDKIKIYSITGIITTLLFCILNIIFIGYFKMSYQGMVYANIITLFIVSIFILIEGNIFKCYKMNLFSKEVFKELLVYSFPLIPNTISWWIMNVSDRYLVNIYVGMSAVGIYGLSNKFASVLFMFNSIFDRAWQTSAIENYSSPNRDKFFTEIFNKLMKFEILIVLGCTIVLKPMMIFIGHEYRYAWKYANILFLANLFLSFSLFYGVGYNCEKKTKEAFTTTVYSAILNFVINLLLIKFIGVYAAALSTLIAYFVLWISRIFTTKKFFTIKINIRELILGITLILMANLISFLFEGLKLLLIDGIMCIVAIYVYRETIKYIWDMIIEYIDKFKSRASSN; from the coding sequence ATGAGTAATAAAAATAGAAGTAAAAGATTAGTAGTAGATATGATTTTATACGCTATAGGTGATTTTGGTTCAAAAATCATTAGTTTTTTATTGGTACCTTTTTATACTAATTATTTAGGAACAGATGAATATGGAGCGATGGATTTAATAAATGTTACGCAGTCACTTATAATACCTATAATTTCTCTTCAGCTTACCAGTGGGGTTTTTAGATATTTACTAGACGATAAATACGATAAAGAGGAAATTGTATCTACAGGTATAAATTTTACTATAGTTTCTTCCACTATAAGTATGATTGTGTTTTGGATAATTTATAAAGTATTTAATTTACAAATACCTTATGTAGGTGCTATAGTGTTACTTACATTATTTAGCATGCTAAATAGTATGTTAAAGCAAATATTAAGAGGACTAGATAAAATTAAGATATATTCTATTACAGGGATTATTACAACTTTGCTTTTTTGTATTTTGAATATTATATTTATAGGTTATTTTAAGATGAGTTATCAAGGTATGGTTTATGCAAACATAATAACTCTTTTTATTGTAAGTATATTTATACTAATAGAAGGAAATATATTCAAATGTTATAAAATGAATTTATTTAGTAAAGAAGTGTTTAAAGAACTTTTAGTTTATTCATTTCCATTAATACCAAACACCATAAGTTGGTGGATTATGAATGTATCTGATAGGTATTTGGTAAATATATATGTAGGAATGAGTGCTGTAGGTATATACGGGTTGTCAAATAAGTTTGCTTCTGTTTTATTTATGTTTAATAGTATATTTGATAGGGCATGGCAAACTAGTGCTATAGAAAATTATAGTTCGCCAAATAGAGATAAATTTTTTACAGAAATTTTTAATAAATTAATGAAATTTGAAATCTTAATAGTTTTAGGCTGTACGATAGTGCTTAAGCCTATGATGATTTTTATTGGACATGAATATAGGTATGCTTGGAAATATGCAAATATATTATTTTTAGCAAATCTGTTTTTGAGCTTTAGTTTATTTTATGGAGTAGGTTACAATTGTGAAAAGAAGACAAAAGAAGCATTTACAACAACCGTGTATAGTGCAATTTTAAATTTTGTAATAAATTTACTTCTTATAAAATTTATAGGTGTATATGCGGCAGCACTGTCAACTTTAATAGCGTATTTTGTCTTATGGATAAGTAGAATTTTTACAACAAAAAAGTTTTTTACTATAAAAATAAACATTAGAGAATTAATTTTAGGAATTACATTGATATTAATGGCTAATTTGATTAGTTTTTTATTTGAAGGATTGAAGTTATTGTTAATAGATGGAATAATGTGCATAGTAGCTATTTATGTTTATAGAGAAACTATTAAATATATATGGGATATGATAATTGAATATATTGATAAATTTAAAAGTAGAGCTAGTAGTAACTAA
- a CDS encoding acyltransferase codes for MQMNYISQTAKLGNDVQIGRFSVIEDCVTIGENCIIGNNVVIHKGTTIGNNVRIDDNTVIGKEPMRAVNSIFKNDKKFSSCKINDECLIGAGTIIYVGCEIGSKTLVADLAVIREDVTIGERTIIGKGATIENFCNVGSNCKIQTNVYLTAYSEVEDYVFIAPCVITSNDNYAARSKERFNHFKGVTIKKGGRVGAGAVILPGKTINEDGFAAAGSVVTKDVEKAKIVVGNPAKIFKNVPEEQLLENQ; via the coding sequence ATGCAAATGAATTATATATCTCAAACTGCTAAGTTAGGTAATGATGTACAAATAGGTAGATTTTCTGTTATAGAGGATTGTGTGACTATAGGAGAAAATTGTATTATAGGAAATAATGTAGTTATACATAAAGGGACTACTATAGGAAACAATGTTAGAATAGATGATAATACAGTAATAGGAAAAGAACCAATGAGAGCCGTAAATAGTATATTTAAAAATGATAAAAAGTTTTCTTCTTGCAAAATTAATGATGAATGCTTAATTGGAGCAGGGACAATAATATATGTAGGATGTGAAATTGGGAGTAAAACATTGGTAGCTGATTTAGCTGTTATAAGAGAAGATGTGACTATAGGAGAAAGAACTATAATAGGAAAAGGAGCAACCATAGAGAATTTCTGTAATGTAGGATCAAACTGTAAAATACAAACTAATGTATATCTAACAGCTTATTCTGAAGTGGAAGATTATGTGTTTATAGCACCATGTGTGATTACTTCTAATGATAATTATGCTGCCAGATCTAAAGAGAGATTTAATCACTTTAAGGGAGTTACAATAAAAAAAGGTGGAAGAGTAGGTGCGGGTGCGGTTATATTGCCAGGGAAAACTATAAATGAGGATGGTTTTGCAGCAGCAGGAAGTGTAGTTACTAAAGATGTGGAAAAGGCTAAAATAGTTGTAGGAAATCCAGCAAAAATATTTAAAAATGTACCAGAAGAACAATTATTAGAAAATCAATAG
- a CDS encoding Gfo/Idh/MocA family protein: MKKYKFAIIGCGRISYKHVEAIMNNNEESVLVATCDVVREKAEEKKNEYISKMGKEFNVNIYTDYKEMLEKEDIDVVTIATESGYHPEIALYCMNKKKHVIVEKPMALSTADADEMIKCAKENGVKLCVSHQNRFNKPIQQLRKAMDEGRFGRLVNGTARILWNRNMGYYEQAPWRGTWKQDGGTLMNQCIHNIDLLQWMMGGEIDTVYAQCDTFLRDIEAEDFGAIMIRFKNGAIGMIEGSACVYPKNLEETLSVFGEKGTVCIGGLAVNKIETWRFADGKDNEDAILKAQEGDPDTVYGFGHTPLFKDVIDAINEGREPLVNGEEGKKGMSIILAAYKSRLTGMPVKFPMGDFNTMEMVNVDKINK, from the coding sequence ATGAAAAAATATAAATTTGCGATAATAGGTTGCGGAAGAATATCTTACAAGCATGTGGAAGCTATAATGAATAATAATGAAGAATCGGTACTTGTAGCCACTTGTGATGTGGTAAGAGAAAAAGCAGAAGAAAAGAAAAATGAATACATATCTAAAATGGGAAAAGAATTTAATGTAAATATCTATACTGATTATAAAGAAATGTTAGAAAAAGAAGATATAGATGTAGTTACTATAGCCACAGAAAGTGGATATCATCCAGAAATAGCTTTATATTGCATGAATAAAAAGAAACACGTTATAGTTGAAAAACCAATGGCTCTTTCAACTGCAGATGCAGATGAAATGATTAAATGTGCTAAAGAAAATGGTGTTAAATTATGTGTAAGTCATCAAAATAGATTTAATAAGCCAATCCAACAGTTGAGAAAAGCTATGGATGAAGGAAGATTTGGAAGACTTGTGAACGGAACGGCAAGAATTCTTTGGAACAGAAACATGGGATATTATGAGCAGGCACCATGGAGAGGTACATGGAAGCAAGATGGTGGAACCCTTATGAATCAATGTATACATAATATAGATTTACTACAATGGATGATGGGTGGAGAAATAGATACTGTATATGCGCAGTGTGATACATTTTTAAGAGACATTGAGGCAGAAGACTTTGGAGCTATAATGATAAGGTTCAAAAATGGAGCCATAGGAATGATTGAAGGAAGTGCCTGTGTATATCCAAAGAACTTAGAAGAAACACTAAGTGTTTTTGGAGAAAAGGGAACGGTGTGCATAGGTGGACTAGCAGTAAATAAGATTGAGACTTGGAGATTTGCTGATGGAAAAGATAATGAGGATGCTATATTAAAAGCCCAAGAAGGGGATCCAGACACAGTTTATGGCTTTGGACATACTCCATTATTTAAGGATGTAATAGATGCTATAAATGAAGGAAGAGAACCATTAGTAAATGGTGAAGAAGGTAAGAAGGGAATGTCCATAATACTTGCAGCTTACAAATCAAGACTTACTGGAATGCCTGTAAAATTCCCTATGGGAGACTTTAATACTATGGAAATGGTTAATGTAGATAAAATTAATAAATAA
- a CDS encoding polysaccharide biosynthesis protein, with protein sequence MRKYRSFIMYDIILIVASLYLALLLRLDFKISPQYMTFFWYSVIPVTAITIIFNTVFKLYNKLWKYASIEELISIIYSVSLSNVVFIIYSYFITYKLFENAYFRFPFTVHIIFWILSVVSLGGIRFIYRMVEDNNEYKGNCEGKKRVLIIGAGDAGVMLLKEIRKHKEFNYNVVGFVDDDKSKYGKVIHRVRVLGGRRDIPRICKENVVEEIVMAMPSADLETKTEILSICKRTKCKLKTIPGIYEIIDETVSISKLRDVNIEDLLGRDPVKLDNTDIDKYIKDKVVMVTGGGGSIGSELCRQIVKFKPKKLIILDIYENNAYEIQRELGDVNPQLDLDVIIASIRDEKRIREIFKKYRPNVVFHAAAHKHVPLMEKNPKEAIKNNIIGTYNVVKCSSDFGVNKFVQISTDKAVNPTNIMGATKRFCEMMIQAFDKTSSTEYVAVRFGNVLGSNGSVIPIFKKQIARGGPVTVTHPEINRFFMTIPEAAQLVIQAGGMAKGGEIFVLDMGKPVKMVDLARDLITLSGFEPDKDIKIEYTGLRPGEKLYEELLMDEVALTSTKHNKIFVEKPMELDLNSLEKDIDEFREVVKENVENDDVFTLMGKKVCTYSRKID encoded by the coding sequence ATGAGGAAATATAGAAGTTTCATAATGTATGATATAATTCTTATTGTGGCGTCATTATATTTAGCATTACTGCTTAGATTAGATTTTAAAATTTCTCCACAATATATGACTTTTTTTTGGTATTCAGTTATACCAGTAACAGCTATAACCATAATATTCAATACTGTATTTAAACTATATAATAAGCTTTGGAAATATGCTTCTATTGAAGAACTTATTTCTATAATATATTCAGTTTCTTTATCTAACGTAGTTTTTATAATATACAGCTATTTTATAACATATAAATTATTTGAAAATGCTTACTTTAGGTTTCCATTTACTGTGCACATAATATTTTGGATTTTATCTGTAGTGTCTTTAGGCGGAATAAGATTTATATACAGAATGGTTGAGGACAATAACGAGTATAAAGGTAATTGTGAAGGTAAAAAGAGGGTTTTAATAATAGGTGCTGGAGATGCTGGAGTTATGCTTTTAAAAGAGATAAGAAAGCATAAGGAATTTAATTATAATGTGGTAGGTTTTGTAGATGATGATAAATCTAAGTATGGAAAGGTAATTCACAGGGTTAGAGTTTTAGGTGGAAGAAGAGATATTCCAAGAATATGTAAAGAAAATGTGGTAGAAGAAATAGTAATGGCAATGCCTTCAGCAGATTTAGAGACTAAAACTGAAATACTATCCATATGTAAGAGAACTAAATGCAAATTAAAAACTATACCAGGTATATACGAAATAATAGATGAAACTGTAAGTATAAGTAAACTTAGGGATGTAAACATAGAGGACTTGCTTGGAAGAGATCCTGTTAAGTTAGACAATACTGATATAGATAAGTATATAAAAGATAAAGTAGTAATGGTAACTGGTGGAGGAGGATCTATAGGTTCAGAATTATGCAGGCAAATAGTTAAATTTAAACCTAAAAAGCTAATTATATTAGATATATACGAAAATAATGCATATGAGATTCAAAGAGAATTAGGAGATGTAAATCCTCAGTTAGATTTAGATGTTATTATAGCATCCATTAGGGATGAAAAAAGAATTAGAGAAATATTTAAGAAGTATCGACCGAATGTAGTATTTCATGCAGCTGCTCACAAACATGTACCACTTATGGAGAAAAATCCTAAGGAAGCTATAAAAAATAATATAATAGGTACTTATAATGTAGTAAAGTGCAGCAGTGATTTTGGGGTTAATAAGTTTGTTCAGATAAGTACCGATAAGGCTGTTAATCCTACCAATATAATGGGAGCTACTAAAAGATTTTGTGAAATGATGATTCAGGCTTTTGATAAGACTAGCAGTACAGAATATGTGGCAGTTAGATTTGGAAATGTATTAGGAAGTAATGGTTCTGTAATACCAATATTTAAAAAGCAAATAGCTCGTGGAGGTCCTGTTACTGTAACTCATCCTGAAATAAATAGATTCTTTATGACCATACCAGAAGCTGCTCAGCTTGTTATACAGGCAGGTGGAATGGCTAAGGGTGGCGAAATATTTGTATTGGATATGGGAAAACCAGTAAAAATGGTGGATTTAGCTAGAGACTTAATAACTTTATCAGGATTTGAACCAGACAAAGATATTAAAATAGAATATACTGGATTAAGACCAGGGGAAAAGTTGTATGAAGAGCTTTTAATGGATGAAGTTGCTTTAACTTCTACTAAACATAATAAAATATTTGTAGAAAAGCCTATGGAATTAGATTTGAATTCCTTAGAAAAGGATATTGATGAGTTTAGAGAAGTAGTTAAAGAAAATGTAGAAAATGATGATGTATTTACACTTATGGGTAAAAAGGTTTGTACTTATAGTAGAAAAATAGATTGA
- a CDS encoding YhbD family protein — protein sequence MEEDLISKKELLDLTGISYGQLYRWKRKKLIPEEWFIKKSSFTGQETFFPKDKILDRIDVIKNMKDDLSLDEIANMFTPNLQDISFSKDEVLRRNLVTEMTMNIYSQLYPLGLTLSFEKILHMYILEKFIKSGEVSIEEGKGVLQTLKDNYNNIEEEDYDIILLRKFGAAASILIPHDTEIYIDTETKMVLKINILKCIEEMKIRVN from the coding sequence ATGGAAGAGGATTTGATTTCTAAAAAGGAACTTTTAGATTTAACGGGTATATCCTATGGACAATTATATAGATGGAAGCGAAAGAAACTAATTCCAGAAGAATGGTTTATTAAAAAATCATCTTTTACAGGGCAGGAAACATTTTTTCCTAAAGATAAAATACTAGATAGAATTGATGTAATAAAGAACATGAAGGACGATTTATCTCTAGATGAAATTGCTAACATGTTTACGCCTAATCTACAAGACATTTCTTTTAGTAAAGATGAAGTTTTGAGAAGAAATTTAGTTACAGAAATGACCATGAATATATATAGTCAATTATATCCTTTGGGACTTACTCTTTCTTTTGAAAAAATTTTACACATGTATATATTAGAGAAGTTTATTAAATCTGGCGAGGTGAGCATAGAAGAAGGTAAGGGTGTTTTGCAAACATTAAAAGATAATTATAATAATATCGAAGAGGAAGATTATGATATTATACTTTTAAGAAAATTTGGAGCAGCGGCCAGCATATTGATTCCTCATGATACTGAAATATATATAGATACTGAAACTAAAATGGTTTTGAAAATTAATATATTGAAGTGTATTGAGGAGATGAAGATAAGGGTAAATTAG